ACCTCGCGTCCTACCTAATTCACTCGTTGCGGAACCTCGCGGCGTTATCGTTGAGGCGATAGGAGTATCGCCTCAATGACATTAACTGATCCCCGTATCGCACGAGATGCCGAAACAATTGCCCTGTTTGCATTTCGAAACGGCCCCCTCGAAGACCTTCATACCGGAAAGCTTTGCACTCATTGCGCAGACAACTCGGCATACTCTCGCATCAACGACGCCGAGATGAAGGTCCCCATGCAAAACGCTATGACCCAGGTCTACCGTTACCTCTGGATGAGAGAGAACGATCCTGAGGCATACGAGAGAGACTCGGCCCTGGCAGACCGATTCACCTGCGCATGGGACAATCCTGTGCCGAAAACCTGATGTTTTATGGAGGATTCCATGTTCCGTGAACTTGCTCCCTATCTGCGCCATCGTGCTGTACTGCTCACTGTGACCCATCTCGAACACGATCAGATACGCGTCAACGTAGTCCCGAAGAAGCTGAAGGACGGAGAGAATGAAGCGCTCACAACACCTCTGAGCGTGACCGGGACCGCCGAGGAACTCGATACCGAGTTGCCCCAAACGCTGACCGATTATGTGGCCGCACACCTGCAGTTGAACAATACCCTCGCGAGCGCAAGAGCGCAGATGGACGCGGCGGCAAAGACTGCCCAGGAAGAGGCACGCGCGAGATCGAAGAACAACGCCAATCCCGGCAAGAAGGATCCTCCCGCGACTAGCGGAATGCCGTCTGCCGAAGAGTTGAAGCCCGTCGCGACTCCGAAGCTTGCGGCCTCGCGCAGCCCAAGCCTGTTCGATCTCTCGCCTGCGTTGATGCCAGGGCCCGCTGCCGAAACAAGCAAGGCCCTCCATACCGCTGGCGCGGAAGACGAGGACGAAATCCTCAGCGAGATCGACTCGCAAAGAGAGCATACCGACAATCTTGACGCGGCAGCTTGATGCACTTCGCTGTAAAGGGCTCCATCGTGCTCTTTAGCCAACACGTCAGCTGGGGACCACGATGGAGCTCTTCTGGCTGTTCCGGAATCGCATCTGACACCGAGTTTACCGAGAATAGGAAGAACAATGGATAGATATGGAAGAGTCCCAGATCGACATGTAGAGAGACTAGCCTCAGAGAAACGAGACCCGAAGCCAGAGCCGTGTTGCAACAACTCATAACTGCCGCTTAACAGAACGCATTGTTGCAATGTCCATCCTGCGACTAGGAAGACTTATGACAGCTTTACCAGACAAGCTTTCGCTTCTCGAGATCGACACTGAACTCGAGGAAATTATTGAGGAAGTTCAAGCGCTCAATGTGGCCAACGAGGAACTTCCGGCACAACTGATGGAACGCTTTGAGTCGTTCTGCAGCGCTTATGAACAAAAGGCTGACAAAATAGGCCACTTCGTTCGCATGATGGAGTTCAGAGAGCGGTGCTGTCGACAGGAAGCCGCCCGGCTTTTGGACCGTGCACGCGCTGCCGAGGGCAGCGTGAAACGGACCAAATCTATGGTGATGTACCTGCTTATGAAACGCGGCCTGCCCAGGCTGGAGGGGCATCAGTACACATTCCGGATACAGGCTAACTCTCAGGACTCTGTAAGAATTACCGACGAGTCCTTGGTCCCTCTCGCCTGCCAGCGCATTCATCTCAACGTCGACGGCACGATGTGGGAAACGGTTCTTTCATTCCTGCCAGAGGAATTGGCGTTCGCGTTCGTGAGGGCGATCGAAGGAAAGGTCCCCGACACCACCGCAATCAAAGCGGCCGTTTCGAGGAACGAAGAGGTTCCAGGAGCAGAGGTCAAGCGTGGATACCATTTACGGGTCGCCTGAGCAAAACTAACGCGATCCCAATGGTCTCTATAGGGACGGGATGGTAATCCTCGAATGCCATGGAAGCCGTATGGTGGTTACGCCCTTAGACAATCTGGTCGGCGGGGATACCTGGCACCAGATCGGCGCCAGTTTCCGACCGGAGACGATCTGGAACCGGTGCCGTTAGATGGCCGACGTCTATCATGCCGAAAGAAGAGACGCAGAACGGCACATCGCATTTCGAGCATTTGCTGAAGGACCGCTCAAAAGCGGCGGAGGCATTCTCGAAGCATGGCTCGCTCGGGTTCTGCGAACGAGCCAATCATCTGCATCATCATTCGGCCTGCCGGCGTCGTAGGGTCAATCGCCTCTTTGAGGCTACGGAAGCCTGCCTTCGCTTCCCTGATTCACTCGATATCGTCAGCACATCTCGCGGGGATCGCGAAAGCCGGTCCAGCTTCCAGACGACCAGCACTTCTTCTTTACGGATTTGATCGAGCACGAGTTGCAGTTCCGGACGGTTCCAGTAACCTTTTCGTGGCGAATTCGCTCGCAACCCGCCGTCTTCAGGGTGGATGCCTGCGTTCATGGGATTTCACCACGGAACAGAGCTCCGGTACGCGTGAAGGTACGCGAGACCATCGAGCGTCCATCGGCGGTGGTGGATGTCACGGGCCTCTCGTGCGCCATCACTGAGCGTGAAGACGGCAGCATCCTCATCGGTGCCGCTGCAAAAAAATACCGTCGTGGCCGCGCACCAATCGATCCGGACTCGTTACCCGCTGCTGTGCTGTGGCCGTGAACCTTGCGACACGCGACATGCACCAAAACATGCCACAAAGAGCATGAGCGCCTGAGGGTCCGCCCCCCTTCTCGATAAGTGACTCCGGCGATTTATCGCTCATTGAGGTCACTCCGAGAACGGCGTTTGGCATCAACTGAAACGTTAAGCGACTCAGTGACGAGAAGTGCATTTATGACTGCCAGTGGGGTTACAACACGTCTCCCGGTAGGTCCAAGTCTGATCCCGTCACAATCATTTGTGAAGCAGCTCGTCGGCCATCCAAGCCTTGAGGTGGGCACGCAATTCTCCAAGAGGAACAACTCCCTCTTCCAGCACTGCCTGATTAAAATGACGCAGATCAAAGAGAGCCCCTAGCCTTTCCTGCGACTCGGCACGAAGGGCCTTGATCTCCAGTCCGCCGGAATCGTAGGAGGTAAGCTGGCCGGGCATTACCGCCATGCGGTCAACATAATCATTGGCCGCGTCTGCAGAAAAGTGGCCTGAAGACACTATGTAGTCCACTGCCTGCTGCCGTGTCCAGTGGAACGCGTGGAGGCCGGGATCGACAACCATGCCGCGTGCCGGCCACAACCTGCGCATCACGTCGGCATCCTCTGTATCGTAAATCTTGGCCTCTTCGCCCATAGCCTCCGCATATCGTGCCCAACCCTCCGTGTACGCGTCATTATCGATCAGCTTCGACAAGCGCGTAGGTGGCTGTAGTTCACGTGCCAAGGCCTTTTGTAGATAGTGTCCGGGCACTGCTTCATGTACCGTGTTGATTTCAGCGTCGGACCGCGTCTCGGTATGCCAGTCACCTAGTCTGATCAGAAAAACGGCCGCTTGTCTGGGATCGGGCTGTCCTTGAAAACGAGACCCAACACCTGCATCTTCTTCAAAGGCCGAGAGCGGCCGAATGACAACATCCTGTTGTGGCATCCGGGTGATGAGTTGGCTAGCGGTCACATCCTTCGCCCGTTGAAGAAACTGCTGCGAAAACCCAAGAAGGTCGTCTTTCGATTGGAAGTGTTCCACGGAACTGCTTTTGATCTTTGCCACGATGGTCGGCAGGTCTGTGCTTTGATACTTCGCCTCTCCGATCTTCTCAATCTCCGCTACGTTTTCGCGCACCGTCTTCTGACCGAGGTCGAAGATCTCCTTCGGCGTTCGCTCCAGGGTGGTACTGGAGCGAAGAAACGCTTGGTAGCAGGCAGCCCCATTAGGCAGATCGGAGATTGCAACGCCCGCCCTCGCCTTTGGCAGGTATTCCGTCTGCAAAAAGTCGCGGTAAGACTTCAAAGCTGGATTGATCTGGTTCAGAATGAGCTGGTGGAATGCGTTCTGAAAGGCAGCATCTCCACTGCGTTTCGCAGGCGAGTAGAAGACCGATTGCTCCGGGTCCGCAACCGCCAGAGCATCCATTTGCTGTATCACTCTGCGCACGACCGACTGCGGCGCGGAGTAGCCCTGCGTAAGCCCAAGCCTTAAATTGGCAATCTCCACATCTAAATATTGGGGTATGCTGCCCCAACGCTGTAGGGCCTGCTTCCGCTCTTCGGCAGAGCCTGCTGGCTGCCTTTCGGCTACCTCAGCAAACTCGGACTGCCAGCCGTCAAAGTGGTTCACATTCCAAAGTTCGGTCCGGCATACTCGGAGCTGGAGGTCGGACTCCAGGCGCTCACGCAGATTTGAATAGGTCGCACGGTCTGGTTGAGCCAACCTAGCGATTGGCAAGGTGAGAAGCGCTTTGAGATCCTCGCGCTCTTCCTGGTCGTGCACTGAGAGCGCCTTGGGGCTTCGGTCGGCAAAGCGGCTGTGATCGTGGGTTGGCAGACCGCTCGTATAAGTGAGAGTCGGATCGTATCGAAGTTGCTGATCCACAAAGCGATCAGCGAGTTGATTTAGCTTCGCGGTCGTTGTCTGTGAGTGCCCGCTCGTGGGAGTGATGGTGATTGCGAGCAGGGCAACTTTGGCGGTCCGACAGATGTCCATGCTTCCACCATATCAAGGCGAAGCATGTGGCTTGAATCAGTGAATTAGCCTCGGTTGGCGAGATCAGGTCGAGTCACTCGTCCAGTCCCCGGGGCCTGACACGTGCTTCGGCCACTTAGTGATCATCAAGATCATAACTGGCGAAAACTGCGTTTATCGGTAGTTATCCATTCGACTCATGTTCGGAGCGCCTTACAAGGTTTCTTCGCATACGAGCGCAGATATCCCCAGACAGCGCCTTCGGTTCTCTGTAGCAATTCGTTGGATTCGCCTTCTCCCCGTTCGCCTGCCGCGTCGATGAGACCGCGCATCAGTGCGAGCAGATCTGCCGCAGCGACGTCATGGTTCGGCACCTTCGGAGCGTCGGGTAGTGAGAGCATTTTCTTCATCATGACCTCCAGACGCGAGGTCGTCCCGGAAACCTGGCTCTTGAAGGCCTCGCGCTTCTCCGCGACATCAATAAGCCGCGCCAGCTTTGGCCGTTTCATCTGATGGCGGATCGAGGCGCCGATATACGACTTGAGCGCCGCACGGAAGGTGGAGTGTTGTTCGAGGTTTTCGCTGACCGCAAGTAGCGGAGCGACTTCGCGCTCAATGAGCCCACTTAGCAGTGCATCCTTGCTGCGGAAATATTGATATAGCGAGCCGATGCTCACGCCAGCACGCTCGGCGATGGCATTTGTGTTGAAACCCTCGAATCCACGCTGCTCCAGAATGCGAGCAGCGGCTTCCAAGAGGACAGTGACGGTCTCCGCAGAACGCTGTTGCAGCGGCGTCTTTCTTGGCTTTAGAGCTTCGGCAGCGGCTTGCTTTTTGGTCATAAGAACGCGAGTACCCTTTGTGAGCAAATGCTCATATCCTCATTTCAAGGAGAACACAGAATGACTTCCAATGAAAACACACAGCACCAGACACACGACGATCTTACGGTCTTCATGCTGGTCAAGACCATGCCGGAGTGGCTCGGGATGCCGGTCGCGGAACGCTTCAATCACTTCAACGGACGAATGAAACCAATCCTCAAGAAATACGAAGGCGAAGTTCGTTGCCGCATCTTCGATACAGAGTTTTTCTCCACACGCGTCACCGACGTTTGGATGTGGGAAGCGAAATCGCGGCATGCCTACGAGATGGTCGTCGAAGAGTTGCGGGAGACGCCGCTATGGGACCGCTTCTTCTCGATCGTCGAGATCCTCGCAGGTGTGGAGAATGCCTACGCACGCAACTATGACCGGGACGCTGTCTCAGCCTGAGAGTTATACAGAAAGGAACATCATGAAGATTTCAGGGAACACCGTACTCATCACCGGCGGAGGCTCCGGCATCGGGCGGGGCCTTGCCGAGGCATTTCACCGTCTTGACAATCGTGTGATCATCGCCGGGCGGCGCGAGGGCGTCTTGCAGGCAGTCGCATCGGCAAATGCCGGCATGGAGTACCTGCTGTTTGATCAAGATGCTCCGGCCAGCACCGAAGAACTCGCAACTAAGGTCCGTACGCGTTTTCCCAACCTAAATGTGCTGGTCAACAACGCGGGAATCCAGAAGGTCGAAGACCTCACCTCTGGTGACGTGGCTGATGCTGAAGCGATGATCAATACAAACCTGCTTGGGCCTATGCGGCTGACGGCAGCACTGATGCAGCAATTGCTCGCTCAGCCGTACAGCGCCATTCTGAATGTATCGTCGGCTCTGGCGATGCTGCCTGCGGCCAGGATGCCGTCGTATTGCGCAAGCAAAGCGGCGATGCATTCTTATACGCAGTCGCTTCGTTATCAGCTCAAAGATTCTTCCATTGAGGTCGTTGAGATCATTCCTCCGTGGGTGCAAACGGATTTGCAGGGGGATCGTGGGATGAACCCCAAAGCGATGCCGCTGAAGGACTACATCGCCGAGACGATCCAGTTGCTGCGCGACCAACCGGCAGCAGCGGAAATCGTTTCAGAACGATCGAAGCCGATGCGTTTTGCAGAGCGAGGCGATTACGATACGTTCTTTCGCAAGTACAACGATGGATGGATGGCCGCACAAGAACGCTAGGAGCAGATCGCTGCTTCCACATGTGGATGCTTCTGTGTAGCGTGGCAAGCACTGCGCAGTAGCATCCAGATTCTTACCGATAAATTCGATGAGCAGGTCCTCCAAAGGAGGAGCAGACTGTTCCCATGAATAAGCCAGCGCAGCACCTCTTCGCTGAAGTCCCACGCAGACAGGCCAAGGTTGAGATCACGATCGGCATCGACCTTAGCGACGTCTGGAGTCATTACTGCACCCTCAACCAGGACGGAGAAGTGGTCGACCGTGGCCGCTTAAGAACTATCCCCACGCCATCGAAAAGTGGTTCACCGACGTGGTTCCATCGCGGGTTGCGATGGAGGCTGGAACACACTCGATCTGGATCAGCGCATAGTTGCAGGAACTAGGTCACGAAGTCATCGTGGCAAACGTCCGCGAGTTGCGGGCGATCTCACACAGTGACCGGAAGAGCGATCAGGCCGATGCTGAGAAGCTGGCAGCATATGCCCGACTTGATCCGAACGTCCTTGGTCCGATCGCCCATCGTACCGTCGAGAGCAACAGCAGGCGCTAACTCTGATCCGTGCGCGAGCGCTGCTGGTGCGACTGCTACCGCTTCGTTGAATGCCGTTCGTGGTCTGACGAAGTCGTGCGGCTCCCGTACGCCTACCTCCGCCACAACGTGCTTGGCCCAGCGTAGCCTGGCCGTTATGCCGCCTGCACTGGCACAGGCGCTCGGTCCGGTGCTTCAGCAGATCGCGGAGATGACAGTAAAGAGCAAGCTGTACGCCCGGCAGATCCAACAGCTCGGCCGAACCGAGTATCCAGAGACCGCCCTAACCTTCGTTTGACGCTCGGAAGTAAAGAGAGGTTCGGACGAAGTCGCCGACGTCGGGTGCTATCTGGGCCTGCGACCGCGTTGAAGTCAGTCTGGAGATGATGACCCGCACTTCGGCATCACCCACGCCGGTAACGCCTATCTCCGAAGTCTGCTGATCGAGTGCTCCAATCGCTTTCTTCGACCGCACGGACGAGACTCGGTCTTACGACAGTGGAGCCTGCGCCTAGCCGCCCGAGGTGACAAGCAGGCCAGAAGTAAGGCCGTCGTTGCCGTTGCCCGCAAGCTTGCGGTGATGCTCATCATCTCTGGAGGACCCAAGCTACGTATATGCCGTTCTACGAACTAGCTGCTTGAGTGATCAACATGTTCACCTGTTGCGACGACACCGTGTTCCGATGACTGCGATCCGGTTTGGCCTTCGAGGCTGCCGATAAATGGCAGCATCGACTCTCCTCTCGCCCCCGAACGGGCACCGAGCTTGCATGAAGACAGCTCATCCGAAGTGCGGATAGAAACGCGGTGGAGAGCAACGATACCAAGAACAACAACCAAAGCAAAAATCCTATGAAGGAAAAACAAAGAACAATCCTTGACACCATTGACCGGCTCATAAAAAGTCGGCTTCTCCAAACTTACACAGCGTTCCGCTAAGGTGTCAGGCGGTAAAGATCGACGCCCCCGCTGTAATTCGGGACGTAAATCTGTCCGCCGTCAATGATGGGCGGGTTGAACTTATTGAAAAGAAACGGAATGCCCTGCGCCTGCGAATCCCAGAGTAGCTTCAAGGAGCCATCGGCGGCCAGGTGGATCGGATCGTAGATTAAGAGGCGCCCGTTGGTCTTATCCTGGTTGGCGTCGTTATAGGGGATTGTGCAGACGAGAATGGCAGAATCGGCATCGGATCCATTGCTGGAGCCAGAGCAGAAGCCACCGGTCATACCTCCATGGTGGGTAGCGGTGTGCGGGGTCTCGATGCTGGCGACTTGGTTCCCTTGAGCTAGATAGGTGAGCTGACCGTTCAGTGATACTTTCCACTTGTGAAGCTGATAGTTCTCACCCCAGGCGAAGATGGTCCATGCCTGCAGAAGCGGGTCAAAGAACTGTACCGGCGTCATATGCATGTGCGCGGTGACACCCCAAGGGAAGAAGTTGAGCGTCCTAGGATCTTTCGGGCATGGATCCACGGGTCCAGGATCTACGGTGAGCCATACAGGCGGCCCGGCCAGTTTCGTGCAGTTGGCTGGCGGATTCTTCAGGTCTTTCAGAGTGGTGCCGCCCATGGAAGCTGTTTTGATTGGGTAGGCGATGCCGTCCTTGCCGCTGGCTATACAGATGCCGAGGGAAAAAATACACGCTGGGCCTGCCGAGCCCCAGTCTTCGTCAGACCAATCTCCAGTAGGAATCTTGGGATACACACGGACAACCAGATTGCCCTTCGCATCGACGGCGCTTTTGGTGACTGCGCCTTTGAAGGACATGTTCATGGAGGCCCCAACAGGCCGATTCATGGCCATCATCGGCTCACTAGGAGCGCTGACGCCCGCCAGCTTTCCCTGAGGAACTGGTTGGCCGCTGCTACGGGCTAGGTCGGTCCAAGGTGTCCAGTGGTCCACAACGCGAATGCCGCCTTGGTTCTGACCGGAGGGCGGAATGTAGCGGAGCTTCAGGAACGATTCGGCCCACTGGGCGGACCCATCGAAATCGCCATTGCCTGTAATGACGTACAGGTTGCCGTCAGGGTCGGCCGCAGCACCCTGGCCGGCCATCCAAATTCCGGCACCTGCGCCGGAAGTTGTGGCAAAGAGCGCTGTCTCATTATTGGTGGCGACGTCGAAAGCGAAGCAGTAGCCTGCGGCTCCGGGATCGGTTTCATTGATGGTCCCGGAGCAGCCGAAAACCGTTTTGACGCCGTTTACATCAGTCTCGACGAGAGACGAGCGCTGCTTGCGAGGAAATGCGTTGAAGTCTGCGCCGTTGCTTGTGCCCTGGATCATGACAGGATCGGCGACCAGTGTGCCGTCGCCGACATTCAAGACGAACATGAAATAGCGCGCAACTTTGGCCTCAGTCGATGCGGGCGCTGGAGGCAGCGGCGTGCCCTGTGCGTTGGGCACGATCCAGCAGACCTGGTAGAGGCGCTTGAGGTCTGGGTCGATGACGCCGGTGGACAAACAACCCCAGAACTGGTTGATCTGCCACATGTCGATGGCCTTGGTGCCGGTAATTGGTGTTCCCAGGACAGTTTGCCAGATGCCGGAGCCATCATGGGCGTCGACGCCGCGAACGACGTTAGCCATTGACGGAAGTACAAGGACATCGCGCACGCCGAGTGGAGTGGTGACCTGTGGAAGGATCAGTGGCTGTGCTTCCATGCCGCGGGCGTCATTTCCCCCCAAGGCAATGATGGTGCTTCGCACAATGCCCTTCGTGCCGACGGAGGCCTGTGTCAGCTGCGTTTCGTGAGAATTCCAACCGCTGCGGGCGTTGTCCATAGAGTGAGTCAGCCATGGCACTATGGTCTGCGCAGAAAGGGTGGATATAGAGACCAGAAAGATCGAAGCGACGACAATTCGTTGCAGGCTAGTGGAGATGCTCATCGTTGTTCTCCTGTACAGGTGATGCGTCTATCGGTGGTTCTGCTCATGGGACCGCTTTTGGGGGTAAGTTAGGGGCCAATTACGCGTCCTGGGACAGGATGATCGCGGAGTATGGTCCTATCCCGATGTTGGCGACATATGGGAGATTGTCCGTTCCACCGCTGGTAGCAGTCGTGTCGTAGCTGAACCAGTTGCCGAAGTATGCGTCGTATCCGCTCCAGTCGCTGTTGAAGCGAACCTTCCAGAGGCCCGGTCGGGGAAGACCCAAGAAGTAGTTTGTGCATCCCTGGTTGCCGAAGTTCAAGATGACGACCACATCATCTCCAGCACCGCCTTGATCCCAGCGGTGATACGCGAGAACCTTCGATGTGTTATCCACTTTGAAAATGTTCGTGTTTTGTCCGCGGAGTCCGCGCGTGTTGTTGAACCAATTGCGGCGAAGGTGAATGAGGTCACGATAGAGGTTGGTGATTCCAGTGAACTGCCATGCGTGCGCCCAGTCCATCATGTAGTTCACGTTCCACGCACCCCATGCGAGAAATTCCTGTCCCATGAAGAGCATCGGGATGCCGGGCGAGGTGAAGAGAGCAACTGCACCAAGTGTCGAACGTTTCTTCGAAAACCAGCTATCGGCCTTGCCGGGCCAGATCATTTCAGGCACCCGCGCCATCGGCGGGTTGGCGGTTGCGTCTACGCCGTCGTGAGACTCTGTGTAGATAACTCGCTGGAAGGCATTCTGGTTATAACTTTGCCCGATCACGAAAGCGACAGCCTGCATGTCGCGAGCACTGTCGTCTTGTGCTGTCATCGCATCGTGGAGCTCCCAGAAGAAGCTGATGCCCCATTGTGCGCCGAAGCCAGTTCCGCCGGCGCCTGTGGATTTGGTAATCCATTCGTTATCCTTGAGATCTTCGGCGATGGTGATCTTCCAGCCTTGTCTCTGATCGATGAGATCATTTATCCATTGGCAAATCGACCAGCCATCATTTAGATCATGGCCCGGATCATTGTTGTTGTCGTAGACATTGCGAATTGAACCTACAGAATCCCAGCGCAAACCGTCTGCGTAGCGCTGCTCCAGCCAGCGCAGGGCATTGTCGCGAATGTACTGCCGGACCTCGCCGCGTCCGTAGTCGAAGCGGTCGCCCCAACTCGTCTCGCGCCGCCAGTCGTTGTAGAAGTAAATCCCGCCAAACTCTGGCGAGGCTGACCATCCGTCGAACTTCCACATCGTGTCCGCGTCCGCGCCGAGATGGTTGTAGACAACGTCGACGATTACGGCGATACCGCGCTGATGCGCTTGATGGACAAGTTCGCGGAAGCCGTCTGGGCCGCCAAACTCATGCTCAATCGCGAACATGTAGGCGTAGTTGTAACCGGCGTCGAGCGGGATATCGAACTCGAAGAGCGGCATTAACTCAATGGCATTAACGCCGAGGCCTTGCAGGTAGTCGAGCTTCGCCGCAATGGATGCGAAAGAGCCTGTCTTTAGGCCATTTGGGTCCGTAAAGGCTGCTCCGGAATCGGAGACGAATGTACGAACGTTGATCTCATAGATCACCATCTCGTTCCAGTTCGGCATTGTGTAGCCGGGAACATCGGCGAGCGCCTCATTGTTTGCGGCGATCACGCCGTTCAGGGTTCCCTGGCCGTTTCGTATGATTTGGCGGGCGTAGGGATCCATTCTCCACGGCTGCCAGCCGGATGGAGCCTGAGGGTTTTGCAGATAGAACAGGTACTGGTTGCCAACCTGCGCATTCGGAATATCGACTGACCAATAATCGTTGCCCTCCGAAAAGAGAGCATCGTTGTCAGACGACCAGTTGTTGAACGTTCCAGCTACGAAGACGTCAGCGGCGAAAGGCGCCCAGACCCTGAATGTTACTCCCGAAGCGGCAACATCCTGATACGGTGTAGCGCCCATGAACGGGCGTTGCGATGGCGGCATTGACGGCTCCTCAGGACTGCGGAAGATGCGCTGCAGACAGCACTGATGCAACCAAGCTAGAAACGACGTGGCCCGGGTCAGATGAGAAGTTCGGTTATTTGAGCTTACATCAAGACCCTGAAAGCACGAGGAGATGAGGTCTGCCGATTTGCCTACATTTACGCAAAGGGACAGTCTTCACGCTATAGCTATTTTTACTTTGAGTCTCCTGGGGATCAAGCCTTCACGGACGGCAAGCTATCTGCGCCGCACTCGGGCCGTTTCGTGGTCTGCATAGCCGCTTTCCGACTCTGCGTTCCATTTCACCTTCCAA
This DNA window, taken from Granulicella sibirica, encodes the following:
- a CDS encoding PRTRC system protein E, with the protein product MFRELAPYLRHRAVLLTVTHLEHDQIRVNVVPKKLKDGENEALTTPLSVTGTAEELDTELPQTLTDYVAAHLQLNNTLASARAQMDAAAKTAQEEARARSKNNANPGKKDPPATSGMPSAEELKPVATPKLAASRSPSLFDLSPALMPGPAAETSKALHTAGAEDEDEILSEIDSQREHTDNLDAAA
- a CDS encoding siphovirus Gp157 family protein, whose translation is MTALPDKLSLLEIDTELEEIIEEVQALNVANEELPAQLMERFESFCSAYEQKADKIGHFVRMMEFRERCCRQEAARLLDRARAAEGSVKRTKSMVMYLLMKRGLPRLEGHQYTFRIQANSQDSVRITDESLVPLACQRIHLNVDGTMWETVLSFLPEELAFAFVRAIEGKVPDTTAIKAAVSRNEEVPGAEVKRGYHLRVA
- a CDS encoding DUF885 domain-containing protein, with translation MDICRTAKVALLAITITPTSGHSQTTTAKLNQLADRFVDQQLRYDPTLTYTSGLPTHDHSRFADRSPKALSVHDQEEREDLKALLTLPIARLAQPDRATYSNLRERLESDLQLRVCRTELWNVNHFDGWQSEFAEVAERQPAGSAEERKQALQRWGSIPQYLDVEIANLRLGLTQGYSAPQSVVRRVIQQMDALAVADPEQSVFYSPAKRSGDAAFQNAFHQLILNQINPALKSYRDFLQTEYLPKARAGVAISDLPNGAACYQAFLRSSTTLERTPKEIFDLGQKTVRENVAEIEKIGEAKYQSTDLPTIVAKIKSSSVEHFQSKDDLLGFSQQFLQRAKDVTASQLITRMPQQDVVIRPLSAFEEDAGVGSRFQGQPDPRQAAVFLIRLGDWHTETRSDAEINTVHEAVPGHYLQKALARELQPPTRLSKLIDNDAYTEGWARYAEAMGEEAKIYDTEDADVMRRLWPARGMVVDPGLHAFHWTRQQAVDYIVSSGHFSADAANDYVDRMAVMPGQLTSYDSGGLEIKALRAESQERLGALFDLRHFNQAVLEEGVVPLGELRAHLKAWMADELLHK
- a CDS encoding TetR/AcrR family transcriptional regulator, with translation MEAAARILEQRGFEGFNTNAIAERAGVSIGSLYQYFRSKDALLSGLIEREVAPLLAVSENLEQHSTFRAALKSYIGASIRHQMKRPKLARLIDVAEKREAFKSQVSGTTSRLEVMMKKMLSLPDAPKVPNHDVAAADLLALMRGLIDAAGERGEGESNELLQRTEGAVWGYLRSYAKKPCKALRT
- a CDS encoding darcynin family protein; amino-acid sequence: MTSNENTQHQTHDDLTVFMLVKTMPEWLGMPVAERFNHFNGRMKPILKKYEGEVRCRIFDTEFFSTRVTDVWMWEAKSRHAYEMVVEELRETPLWDRFFSIVEILAGVENAYARNYDRDAVSA
- a CDS encoding SDR family oxidoreductase — its product is MKISGNTVLITGGGSGIGRGLAEAFHRLDNRVIIAGRREGVLQAVASANAGMEYLLFDQDAPASTEELATKVRTRFPNLNVLVNNAGIQKVEDLTSGDVADAEAMINTNLLGPMRLTAALMQQLLAQPYSAILNVSSALAMLPAARMPSYCASKAAMHSYTQSLRYQLKDSSIEVVEIIPPWVQTDLQGDRGMNPKAMPLKDYIAETIQLLRDQPAAAEIVSERSKPMRFAERGDYDTFFRKYNDGWMAAQER
- a CDS encoding alpha-amylase family glycosyl hydrolase, which gives rise to MPPSQRPFMGATPYQDVAASGVTFRVWAPFAADVFVAGTFNNWSSDNDALFSEGNDYWSVDIPNAQVGNQYLFYLQNPQAPSGWQPWRMDPYARQIIRNGQGTLNGVIAANNEALADVPGYTMPNWNEMVIYEINVRTFVSDSGAAFTDPNGLKTGSFASIAAKLDYLQGLGVNAIELMPLFEFDIPLDAGYNYAYMFAIEHEFGGPDGFRELVHQAHQRGIAVIVDVVYNHLGADADTMWKFDGWSASPEFGGIYFYNDWRRETSWGDRFDYGRGEVRQYIRDNALRWLEQRYADGLRWDSVGSIRNVYDNNNDPGHDLNDGWSICQWINDLIDQRQGWKITIAEDLKDNEWITKSTGAGGTGFGAQWGISFFWELHDAMTAQDDSARDMQAVAFVIGQSYNQNAFQRVIYTESHDGVDATANPPMARVPEMIWPGKADSWFSKKRSTLGAVALFTSPGIPMLFMGQEFLAWGAWNVNYMMDWAHAWQFTGITNLYRDLIHLRRNWFNNTRGLRGQNTNIFKVDNTSKVLAYHRWDQGGAGDDVVVILNFGNQGCTNYFLGLPRPGLWKVRFNSDWSGYDAYFGNWFSYDTTATSGGTDNLPYVANIGIGPYSAIILSQDA